In the Triticum aestivum cultivar Chinese Spring chromosome 2B, IWGSC CS RefSeq v2.1, whole genome shotgun sequence genome, AAGCAAAGGGCAGTAGCATAGCTGAAAAAGCAGCAGTTCTCTTGAAGAAAAGACCTACACTAACTGACAGGGAACTGAACCCTGATTTTTTTCAAAAGCTTGAGACGAGAACCACAGATGACTTGGCTGTTGAGGTGGTAGTTCCCCGCAAGACTCTACAATCTCATCTACAAAGCGAAGATGATCCAGAGGAAGTAGATGGCGATCCTGTTGGTGCAGCTAATAGCAATGGATCTGCAGATGATGAAGGAAGTCTGACTCAAGTGCGGGCTAGCTCTAGTTTTCAAAATGTTCGAAATAAATGGGCTGGCCAAAGAGGAAATAGAAACAAAGACGCAAAGGCTAGACCATCTGATGTTGAAGATAGGTGTGAAACCAGTGCAAAAGATTCTGCACCAATGACTATACCAGGAGATGGCCCATTCATAAATAATAAAACAAACTGGTTAGTCATACAGAAGCAGTTATCACAGTTGGAGAGACAGCAAACAAGTCTCATGAACATGTTGCAGGTTTATTCCATCCTGATATTTTTAGCATAGGAAGTTCTGAATTTTGATTCGTTCTTTTACTTCTAACTGCACACTCATAAAATATCACACCTTTTTAATTTCCAGATTGATGGCAGGAAAAATACATTCTGTGTATGTAACATTTGAATCTCTCTGCAATTGTGTATGTGAAAGGGAAATTATAAATCTATTGGCATATGGCATGTTTGTCTTTGTGTGGGGCTGCTGCCAATCTTTGTGTGCTATGATCTTACATAGTAATACAAATGAACCGGGCTTACATTGTTTAGTTATTTAGAAATAACCTTCTATACTGTTGGATGTAAAATCGACTCCATTTACAGTCATTTCGGATCAAAATTTAAAAAAGGGCTAGGCGTTacttgtgtgttttgccaccgccatGCGCTTTTCTGACCAAAGCGCACGCTTAAGTGCAATTTTGCGCACATTAAGTGCTAGGTATTTCGCtatcgcctagagcctaggcgAGCCTTTTTTAACTATGTTTTGCTTGGTGATTGACTAATCGTTTGTTACTTATCCAAATGATACCACATATCATTAGATATCCTACTTATGAGGAGAGATTTTAAGTTTATTAGACATCTTTTGGAAAGCTACCTAATATCACTTGTGTTTTGCGCATTTCAGGATTTCATGGGAGGATCTCATGACAGCATGGTTACTCTCGAAAACAGAGTACGTGGTCTTGAGAGGGTTGTCGAGGAAATGGCTAGGGATATATCATTGTCATCAGGCAGGAGAGGTGGTGGTTCAACCTTGGGCTTCGATTCATCTCCTGGCAGATCATCTGCGAAATACAATGGGTTTCATGAGTACTCTAATTCAAAATTTGGTAGGGGTGGCGATGGAAGGATAGGATTCGCAGATAGGTATTTTTCTGCAGATGGTATGGCTTCTGGTGTAAGAAGCCCATCCTGGAGACCAGATTCTGAGCAATGGGATTCATACACTTATTCTGGATCACGAAGCGGAATGAATTCCAGGAGAGGATTAGATTCTTTTTCATCTGACACCAGGGTACCCAGAAATGGTAACGATCAAGCGGGTCCGAGGCGAGGATGGGACAAAGGACAGGGGCCATTTAGGTTTGGGGAGGGTCCTTCTGCTCGAAGTGCATGGAGGGCCTCTAAAGATGAGGCGACACTGGAAGCTATTAGAGTAGCTGGTGAAGATAATGGAAGTTCAAGGGCTGCTGCAAGAGTTGCGATTCCTGAGCTTGATGGAGAGGCTTTGAATGATGACAATCAAGGGGATGGAAGAGGTCCACTTTGGGAATCCTGGACTCGCGTGATGGATGCTATTCATGTTGGTGACATGGATTCGGCTTATGCTGAGGTTCTTTCAACTGGAGATGCTGAGCTACTTGTAAAGTTAATGGAGCAAACTGGACCAGTCGTCGATCAACTGTCGAACGAGGTTTCAAATGAGGTTCTACATGCTGTTGGACAATTCCTTGTAGAAGAAAGCTTCTATGATATAGCTTTGAGTTGGCTTCAGCAGGTAAACTACCATCTTCCATTTTAAGAGCAAAATTATTCTATCTGAAATGCTGGGGATGTTTGTAGACTTAGTGACAAATATACCAGGGAAATGTCAAAGTTGTTTTTCTTTTCATGCCAAAACTGGTGCTGAACTATAAAAAGAAAAATCAAGTGCTATTTCATGTTATGACTCGGCACACCACTCTAAAGAGTGCATTTCAGTGTGCATGTGTTAgcatttttaaacagttgcataTTGTTCTTCACTGAAAATTGCATACTGTTCTAGTATCGTGTGCACAACTATCCGTTCCTTTTGGTGAGATAACATACCATGAACATTTCAAATTAGTTTAGGAAATTTGGATGTGGCAATATGATGCTGTCCTGATGTTAGTGGGGATGGAGCTGAAGATACTGACGTTTCCTGAATTCACAGTTCTGCCTAGTATATTTTCCAATATTCCGGCATTGTGCTTTTATAATAGTTGTGGATATTGCTTTCGTTGTGGGCAATATATGTCGCGCACAAGGCCCCGCCTATATGGTGAAGAAATGCATAAATCCAATTCCAGCCATTCGGTCTCATCATTGTGGCCGAGATGCAAGTGGGACCAGTCTGCACCCCACATCTGCCTTTGGGCAAATGAGGCACGTATAATATTCCAAAAACCTCATCGCTTGGAATTTGTGCATTTGTTCACCAAGTAGGCCTTGTGCACCTGGCATGTTGCTTTTGTTAAGTGTGCATGGTATTCATGGAGCAGTGAATACGATTTGGTATTGG is a window encoding:
- the LOC123044666 gene encoding TORTIFOLIA1-like protein 1 isoform X3 is translated as MATAVSKSKSHPRSPTTAQPLNPASAAAAAGAAPSKSAAMAELKSRVLSALAKLSDRDTHHIAVEELDRFIRSPPSPDAVPMLLHALASDTQGLASPARRESIRLLATLCAVHPDAAAPHLQKVMAHLSRRLKDTASDSSVRDACRDAVGQLAAVYLRPLAASAAGEAGNGTVALFVKPLFEVMGEQSKTVQSGAAACLAKTVEGAGPGPGVLGMFGKLGSRVFKLVGGQGVQAKGSLLNVIGSLAQVGAISPQNMQQTLQSIRDCLENSDWATRKAAADTLCVLATYSGHLIGDGAAPTIAALEACRFDKVRPVRDSVIDAVQLWKQLTEDGKTKEATGSETKLDSPSNNEKAKGSSIAEKAAVLLKKRPTLTDRELNPDFFQKLETRTTDDLAVEVVVPRKTLQSHLQSEDDPEEVDGDPVGAANSNGSADDEGSLTQVRASSSFQNVRNKWAGQRGNRNKDAKARPSDVEDRCETSAKDSAPMTIPGDGPFINNKTNWLVIQKQLSQLERQQTSLMNMLQDFMGGSHDSMVTLENRVRGLERVVEEMARDISLSSGRRGGGSTLGFDSSPGRSSAKYNGFHEYSNSKFGRGGDGRIGFADRYFSADGMASGVRSPSWRPDSEQWDSYTYSGSRSGMNSRRGLDSFSSDTRVPRNGNDQAGPRRGWDKGQGPFRFGEGPSARSAWRASKDEATLEAIRVAGEDNGSSRAAARVAIPELDGEALNDDNQGDGRGPLWESWTRVMDAIHVGDMDSAYAEVLSTGDAELLVKLMEQTGPVVDQLSNEVSNEVLHAVGQFLVEESFYDIALSWLQQLTDLVMENGSDYLGIPRDAKNDLLFGLHEATAIELPDDWEGATPVQIMKQLASSWRIDLQQLIN
- the LOC123044666 gene encoding TORTIFOLIA1-like protein 1 isoform X4, producing MATAVSKSKSHPRSPTTAQPLNPASAAAAAGAAPSKSAAMAELKSRVLSALAKLSDRDTHHIAVEELDRFIRSPPSPDAVPMLLHALASDTQGLASPARRESIRLLATLCAVHPDAAAPHLQKVMAHLSRRLKDTASDSSVRDACRDAVGQLAAVYLRPLAASAAGEAGNGTVALFVKPLFEVMGEQSKTVQSGAAACLAKTVEGAGPGPGVLGMFGKLGSRVFKLVGGQGVQAKGSLLNVIGSLAQVGAISPQNMQQTLQSIRDCLENSDWATRKAAADTLCVLATYSGHLIGDGAAPTIAALEACRFDKVRPVRDSVIDAVQLWKQLTDGKTKEATGSETKLDSPSNNEKAKGSSIAEKAAVLLKKRPTLTDRELNPDFFQKLETRTTDDLAVEVVVPRKTLQSHLQSEDDPEEVDGDPVGAANSNGSADDEGSLTQVRASSSFQNVRNKWAGQRGNRNKDAKARPSDVEDRCETSAKDSAPMTIPGDGPFINNKTNWLVIQKQLSQLERQQTSLMNMLQDFMGGSHDSMVTLENRVRGLERVVEEMARDISLSSGRRGGGSTLGFDSSPGRSSAKYNGFHEYSNSKFGRGGDGRIGFADRYFSADGMASGVRSPSWRPDSEQWDSYTYSGSRSGMNSRRGLDSFSSDTRVPRNGNDQAGPRRGWDKGQGPFRFGEGPSARSAWRASKDEATLEAIRVAGEDNGSSRAAARVAIPELDGEALNDDNQGDGRGPLWESWTRVMDAIHVGDMDSAYAEVLSTGDAELLVKLMEQTGPVVDQLSNEVSNEVLHAVGQFLVEESFYDIALSWLQQLTDLVMENGSDYLGIPRDAKNDLLFGLHEATAIELPDDWEGATPVQIMKQLASSWRIDLQQLIN
- the LOC123044666 gene encoding TORTIFOLIA1-like protein 1 isoform X1 yields the protein MATAVSKSKSHPRSPTTAQPLNPASAAAAAGAAPSKSAAMAELKSRVLSALAKLSDRDTHHIAVEELDRFIRSPPSPDAVPMLLHALASDTQGLASPARRESIRLLATLCAVHPDAAAPHLQKVMAHLSRRLKDTASDSSVRDACRDAVGQLAAVYLRPLAASAAGEAGNGTVALFVKPLFEVMGEQSKTVQSGAAACLAKTVEGAGPGPGVLGMFGKLGSRVFKLVGGQGVQAKGSLLNVIGSLAQVGAISPQNMQQTLQSIRDCLENSDWATRKAAADTLCVLATYSGHLIGDGAAPTIAALEACRFDKVRPVRDSVIDAVQLWKQLTGEDTNEDGKTKEATGSETKLDSPSNNEKAKGSSIAEKAAVLLKKRPTLTDRELNPDFFQKLETRTTDDLAVEVVVPRKTLQSHLQSEDDPEEVDGDPVGAANSNGSADDEGSLTQVRASSSFQNVRNKWAGQRGNRNKDAKARPSDVEDRCETSAKDSAPMTIPGDGPFINNKTNWLVIQKQLSQLERQQTSLMNMLQDFMGGSHDSMVTLENRVRGLERVVEEMARDISLSSGRRGGGSTLGFDSSPGRSSAKYNGFHEYSNSKFGRGGDGRIGFADRYFSADGMASGVRSPSWRPDSEQWDSYTYSGSRSGMNSRRGLDSFSSDTRVPRNGNDQAGPRRGWDKGQGPFRFGEGPSARSAWRASKDEATLEAIRVAGEDNGSSRAAARVAIPELDGEALNDDNQGDGRGPLWESWTRVMDAIHVGDMDSAYAEVLSTGDAELLVKLMEQTGPVVDQLSNEVSNEVLHAVGQFLVEESFYDIALSWLQQLTDLVMENGSDYLGIPRDAKNDLLFGLHEATAIELPDDWEGATPVQIMKQLASSWRIDLQQLIN
- the LOC123044666 gene encoding TORTIFOLIA1-like protein 1 isoform X2, coding for MATAVSKSKSHPRSPTTAQPLNPASAAAAAGAAPSKSAAMAELKSRVLSALAKLSDRDTHHIAVEELDRFIRSPPSPDAVPMLLHALASDTQGLASPARRESIRLLATLCAVHPDAAAPHLQKVMAHLSRRLKDTASDSSVRDACRDAVGQLAAVYLRPLAASAAGEAGNGTVALFVKPLFEVMGEQSKTVQSGAAACLAKTVEGAGPGPGVLGMFGKLGSRVFKLVGGQGVQAKGSLLNVIGSLAQVGAISPQNMQQTLQSIRDCLENSDWATRKAAADTLCVLATYSGHLIGDGAAPTIAALEACRFDKVRPVRDSVIDAVQLWKQLTGEDTNDGKTKEATGSETKLDSPSNNEKAKGSSIAEKAAVLLKKRPTLTDRELNPDFFQKLETRTTDDLAVEVVVPRKTLQSHLQSEDDPEEVDGDPVGAANSNGSADDEGSLTQVRASSSFQNVRNKWAGQRGNRNKDAKARPSDVEDRCETSAKDSAPMTIPGDGPFINNKTNWLVIQKQLSQLERQQTSLMNMLQDFMGGSHDSMVTLENRVRGLERVVEEMARDISLSSGRRGGGSTLGFDSSPGRSSAKYNGFHEYSNSKFGRGGDGRIGFADRYFSADGMASGVRSPSWRPDSEQWDSYTYSGSRSGMNSRRGLDSFSSDTRVPRNGNDQAGPRRGWDKGQGPFRFGEGPSARSAWRASKDEATLEAIRVAGEDNGSSRAAARVAIPELDGEALNDDNQGDGRGPLWESWTRVMDAIHVGDMDSAYAEVLSTGDAELLVKLMEQTGPVVDQLSNEVSNEVLHAVGQFLVEESFYDIALSWLQQLTDLVMENGSDYLGIPRDAKNDLLFGLHEATAIELPDDWEGATPVQIMKQLASSWRIDLQQLIN
- the LOC123044666 gene encoding microtubule-associated protein TORTIFOLIA1 isoform X5; this encodes MATAVSKSKSHPRSPTTAQPLNPASAAAAAGAAPSKSAAMAELKSRVLSALAKLSDRDTHHIAVEELDRFIRSPPSPDAVPMLLHALASDTQGLASPARRESIRLLATLCAVHPDAAAPHLQKVMAHLSRRLKDTASDSSVRDACRDAVGQLAAVYLRPLAASAAGEAGNGTVALFVKPLFEVMGEQSKTVQSGAAACLAKTVEGAGPGPGVLGMFGKLGSRVFKLVGGQGVQAKGSLLNVIGSLAQVGAISPQNMQQTLQSIRDCLENSDWATRKAAADTLCVLATYSGHLIGDGAAPTIAALEACRFDKVRPVRDSVIDAVQLWKQLTGEDTNEDGKTKEATGSETKLDSPSNNEKAKGSSIAEKAAVLLKKRPTLTDRELNPDFFQKLETRTTDDLAVEVVVPRKTLQSHLQSEDDPEEVDGDPVGAANSNGSADDEGSLTQVRASSSFQNVRNKWAGQRGNRNKDAKARPSDVEDRCETSAKDSAPMTIPGDGPFINNKTNWLVIQKQLSQLERQQTSLMNMLQDFMGGSHDSMVTLENRVRGLERVVEEMARDISLSSGRRGGGSTLGFDSSPGRSSAKYNGFHEYSNSKFGRGGDGRIGFADRYFSADGMASGVRSPSWRPDSEQWDSYTYSGSRSGMNSRRGLDSFSSDTRVPRNGNDQAGPRRGWDKGQGPFRFGEGPSARSAWRASKDEATLEAIRVAGEDNGSSRAAARVAIPELDGEALNDDNQGDGRGPLWESWTRVMDAIHVGDMDSAYAEVLSTGDAELLVKLMEQTGPVVDQLSNEVSNEVLHAVGQFLVEESFYDIALSWLQQTPGFSFGLE